In the Neodiprion virginianus isolate iyNeoVirg1 chromosome 2, iyNeoVirg1.1, whole genome shotgun sequence genome, CTTACCGTTTTCTGATAGCCAAATTTTACTTCAACTTTCGCCCTGAATTTGGTGAACCCTCAAACAGAACCACAGATACCCGAGTTTTACCTCAAATAGTTGAAACTCAGGTTAGATCAGGTCAGGGTCAGGACCAAAAAAATCGGTGTCTGAGTCATTCGATGTAAACTGGGTCACCTCAACACCTGTggtttttgtttccttttaaGATTCTGTTACGCTATGTAAAAGttcattcataattttttttgaggTTTGATGGGTTCCTGTTCCAGGGTTCTCAAAAATAATCATTTGACAACTCATGAATTCCGAAAACGTTGGATTGATGTTATCGTGGATATGGAATGCTGTATCCAAAATAACACGATCGTTGTTGGATTCATCTTGaatccaatttttcgaataaaaatatttcaaattttatgatCTATCATTCACATCACAAATGATGATGCTAAAGAAATGCACTCTACTATTTGATGTATACATGGAACATTCAGTTGTATATTGCaatttagatttactattttgataaattctgaaaaaattaaaaaagatcaATCTGTTTCTTCACTACGTTTTTAGATTTACAGGCAACGTGAAGCTGAAGGGATTGATTGTCACGGGAAACCAGGATAATTCTTATCCTTTAAAAGTCAAGCTGtgagtgaaattttgcatCATTTATTCTGATTTTTATGTGCGTGCGCACTTGCGTACTGAATATTAACATTACCACTGTTCCAATAGGTTTAAAAATCGTCCGCACATGGTGTTCGACGATACAGGAATAGAAGCCGATCAGGAATTCGAATTGTCAAGAGATCTGTATGGCATTCACGAGTATCCGATAAGGTATGTGTATGTCATCAGCATAGAagcataaaaaattcaattctaatCTCAATTCATTCCAATAAAACAATTGAACCATAATGCCCGTTACAGTCCAAATCAATTTGGTTCGATTATTGTTTACGCTAGTTGGTTATGCTCATAGTAAATAGACGAACGGATAAATTACtttgtcaaaaattattttcagaaattttcagtttctaAGAATTCACTCTGAAGTTGAATTTCTGacagttttacaatttttctggCAGAAATCTAACCAATTGTGATCATTTCTAGGAATCTTCCATATATGTGCAGATTTATCCAGCTGCATTTCaaaaaacttatttcaaaCGTTCTCTGAAATTATCTCAATTTTCTCAGAAGTCCATACCAATTTTTCGTTACATGgtacaattaaaaaatatatactgaaaCACCATAACTCAGATATTTTCAGATATCAAGTTTTTGAAAGAATATGAATTTTCTCTGATATTAGTCCGATTTTTATCTTGCATCCGACTATTTGGTCAGAAATAGTCGGAAGGACGAAAACTTGGAGTTTCTCTGATCTTCAACATGAAAAGAAGTTCGAAAAGAATATAAATTGTTTCCAGAACCTCTAGCATTTCTTGAAATTACTAATGGCGTTTTAAGCTGACTGCAGTGCATATGTACTGAATGTAGTTTCCCTAGgatgttatttttgttattaattgaaAACTGGTAAAATTACTTGTAGAGCACGACGAGTACAAACAGTTGAAAACGTTATCAGACATCACAATAATTCAAacgttttacaaaaataatggAGAGCTTTTCCCATAACTGGCCAAATAGAGAgaatattctgaaaaaaattatgagtatttttccagaatttctTTCACGAGGGTTGTGATTTTAACTAATTTGTTGACAGGGTGGTTAAGTTTTCATCCGTCTACCATTTAACCTTATATTTTACTGGTAATCACGGGGCAGAAAGAACGCGCATCAATTACATAGGAATGAAAGGTGAATGGACTGAAGGGCACCATCACGGTGTCACGATATGCACCTACGAATCACGGCCGCAAATTTCTGATCACCTTACTCAAGAACACACTGTGACCAAACATGTACACTGATCACGTTAATAATGATATTCCCAATAACCTCTAACAAATACTACAACTATGTGATCATTacttaaattaattataacaacCGCCATTATTTACCATACAaaaacgcaattttttcatctaaacttgtacttttttttataaaacttgaaataaatcttATTAAACAATCAACTGACGGGTTGGATTCGGATCTTATATTCAAGATTTGAAAGAGTAAGATtatgaattgatttttcgattttacggtactttattcaattaaattatCTACACATCTATTACTGCTAATAAAGAATGTGGGGTTAATGCGACCCTgtgttattttaattatcaattgAGCTACCCACATGGCATTGAACTAATTACATCAATTAATCTTTGACCCATCCACTGATTACCAATCATATTATTTCTgtcttataattattaaaagtCCACGTCGAAAATGACATTATTTGACATTTCCGAAAAACTGGCAACCAATCATATTAAATTCAAACACACGTTACGTGTGATTTCCATCAATCATTGCCAATTTTTCCGCAGATATTAGCTCATATAAGTATTGTACTCTACAGTAAAATGCATAAATACCTTAACTTTCCGGCTAACTTATGTTCAGTCCGAAATAAAATGCTAGTTTAATTCTATATGAATCATGTGACAATGACTGACAATACAGCTGACGTGAGAAAATGTGAGGCcttgtcacataattcgttTAGATTCGAAGTCACATTTTGTTCGGACCGAAAATAAGTTAGCCGGAAAGTTAAGGGGATACGGTAATCGATTTCGGCGTTGTATATACCTCCAAATATCGACCTCAAACCATTTTCAATTGacacagaaataaagaaatggtaTGCATCCCACGACTTTACTGttgcgatttcgtagaatgcatgccatttctttatatctgcgtcaaatgaaaatgtattgcaATGTTTTTATCTTCAATTGCATATGGAATAGGGGTCGATGAGCCCGTTTCACGGTTTTGTTCATGTATTTCGCAGATACAGTCCTCTGATAATAATTCAACATATTAATATAGGATGctacaatgtttttttcttcggaTTTTCTCAAACGACAACTCAGATgacaaaatattatacatctcACGCGTAAAACGTTCAGCTATAGATTCAAAAGTCTGAAGCTGTCGAAATTGGTTATTTTGCCCATTATTTTCGTGATATTACTATCCGATATACCTGATATAATCTCGCACCATTATTCTAACCGTCAATTATATGttttataaaatgtaaatacaAAAACTGTGTTCGCCACAAAAGAAGACAGATAGAGTTTAGTAGATAGAACGTTTCTGCGCCATAGAAATAAACTACCCAGTCTGTGCACGGAGTTGAAGCCGTAgttagaaagagagagcaCAGCTGGAGCCGGACCTCTCTGTTGCACGATCAATGGAGTGGGGAGCAGCTGCCAGACGGGGAAAACAATAAGGCAAGCGGAGAGGTATATTTGTATGAACTATGTGTCTCCCCCACCAAGTCACCGATTAGAATAAGAGGTCCGATTCCAGCGTGGCTCTCTCTTTGTAATCACGGCTTCAGCTTGGTATGAGCTTGGTAGACAGACCGCGCGGTCTACATATATCTACAAATCTATAATCTGTGTCAATTgtctatcttttttttacctgcAGGCGTAAGAAATTAAGAGAGCTTAAGATCGGCCGCACATGCGTTCTGTCTTTTTTACTGAGCGTATCATACACATTATAGTATGAGGGAATGAGAAATACATGCCACATGCCGATCATTCTAACCTGTATTGTGATGCCTTGCCATACTGGGAATGTGACGTCACAAAAATGGCGCGCATTTCAACTTCAGAAACTGTCGAGGTACTTTTAATAATGTTcgatagtaaatttttttctaataaagCATCGTGCATGATGTGATCAGGTTTGAACAGATGAAATGTATGGACGAAAAAGTTatcgaattgaatttgtttCTGATTCTGGCAAAGAAAAACTAAACCTAGAACTGCATAATCTGTTATGCGGGTTCAACATTCGAGCCCCTGAAATAGAACGCGCGACAAAATCTCCAGCGACCTAGCAGTGTGTTGTTTActagtttattttcaacgaaacgTGTAAATCGGGATATAGATCTGAGATCT is a window encoding:
- the LOC124298760 gene encoding PITH domain-containing protein GA19395 → MEHRCDCGSSHNEAELGLQYNLFQKIDKDNIECLNEYEEGSGVKVFKPWEDRLNREKYVESDADDELLFNIPFTGNVKLKGLIVTGNQDNSYPLKVKLFKNRPHMVFDDTGIEADQEFELSRDLYGIHEYPIRVVKFSSVYHLTLYFTGNHGAERTRINYIGMKGEWTEGHHHGVTICTYESRPQISDHLTQEHTVTKHVH